The window CGACGCGAAAGATCTGCGGTCTTAGCCCGGCAGCTCGCTTGGTCAGGAAGGGAATCTTGAATCCGAACTCCCTTGCTATTCACTGCGTCCACGTCGACGAGGAGGATATCAAACTCATAAAAAAGGCCGGATGTTATGCCGTGCACAACCCATCTTCCAATCTCAATAACGCGGTTGGAGTTGCTCCATTTCTAGCTCTCTGCAGGGGCGGCGTTCCGGTCGCTATAGGAACTGACGGAATGAGCTCGGGCGTGGCCTGTGATATAAAACTGGCGTCGGTTCTCCATAAGCCTGGAGCCTTGGATGCGCAGGCTGCTTGGAATGAAGTCGAAGGCGCCGTCCGTTTCGTTGCTCCGCATATGGTTTCCGGAATGTTTGGCTGCAGCGTGGGCGTTTTGGAAAAAGGTGCCGCTGCAGATGTAATAATAGTCGATGATGCGCCGCCAACTCTTCTTGACGGAAAAAATTCGTGGGGGCACACTATTTTTGGCGTGTTGAATGCGCGGGTGCGCACCACGATAATCGACGGAAAAATTCGGATGCATGATTTTCAAATGGCTGATATAGACGAAATTTCTCTCTCCAATGCTGCGAGGAAGCTTTCGAAGCGGCTTTGGAAGAGGATCATTTGAAAATATATACTTTTACCGGCGTCTGTGCCGACTAATTTTTGATCGATGGAGGTTGTCAATGGTTAAAGAACTTGTTTGGGGCCCCACCTACGATGAGATGCTCGATCCCTCAAAGATTCCACACGCTGTTCGGAGCAAGGCGATAGAAGCGCTGGAGGGAGATCCGCTTTCGCCGCTCAATCTTTACAATATTTCCTGGAAGGATTCTTCCAACAGGATACGTCATATCGTTCTTCCCAAGGAGCTTACCGGGGTTGACGCTGAAATATGTGTGATAACCGGGCGGGGTTTTCCAACCGGCAGCCACAAGGTCGGTGCGACCTATTCGTGCACGGTTGAAAAACAGATCGCTGGCGAAATAGAGCCTGGCAGACATCGCCTTATATGGCCTTCGACAGGGAACTTTGGAGTGGGTGGCGCCTACGTCGGTGAACGAATGAACTACGAATCGCTCGTCATTCTTCCTGAAGAGGTAAGCAAGGAGCGCTTCGAAAAAATTGCCTGGTACGGAGCTAAGTACTTCAAGACGCCGGGGTGCGAATCAAACGTGAAAGAAATCTATGACAAGACGCACGAGCTGGAGCAAGAGCCAAACACCATCACGGTGAATCAGTTCACCGAGTTTGCGAACTATCGTTTTCATTACTACGTGACAGGCAATACCCTCGTCGAACTCTTCGAAGAGTTGAAACGCAGGGGCGTCGGCAGCAGGTTTGCCGCGATAACTTCCGCTATGGGCTCGGCCGGCACCATCGCCTGCGGAGACAGGGTGAAGGAGAGCCATCCCAGTTGTCGCATAATCGGGCTTGAGCCTGTGCAGTGCCCGACGCTCTACTCAAACGGTTTTGGGGGGCACGACATACAGGGGATAGGGGGCAAGCACGTCACATGGATTCACAATACCGACAACACCGACGCGATGATCTGCATAGACGAATGGGATTCAAAAAAGGGGATGCAGCTCATTCATGAAGAGGTCGGGACCGAACTCCTTGTCAGCCTCGGCGCGGATAGAAATGTGATGGAGGAGATGAAGGACCTCTTCGGCATATCCGGTATATGCAATATACTAGGGGCGATAAAGGCCGCGAAATTTTATGGATTTGGAAAAGGCGATATACTCTTCACCATTGCAACTGACTCTATCGACAGGTATTACAGCATTCTGGATCAGATGAACAAATTGCTTGGGAAGATGGACAAGGCTGAGGCCGAACGGAGGCTTGTTTCCATATTTCACCGACAGGGGACGGACTATGTGCTTGAGGGAACGAAACACGCTCACGACTGCTGGGCCAACCTGAAGTATTACACATGGGTGGAGCAACAGGGCAAAAGCGAGGAGGAATTGCGCGCCCAGAGGTCTCAGGAATATTGGAAGAAGCATCTGGCCGGGATCGCCGATACAAACAGAGCTATAATTGAACGCAGAAGGTTTTAATTTTTTGGAGTGTACAGATGGAAGCTGTCAGAAACGCCAAGATATCTGCGCTGGATGGAAATTCAACGCGCTTGGTTGATATCGCGATCAAAGATGGTATCGTCGCTGAAATTCTTCCCTCTGGTACTGTGCCGGCATCTGATGATGCGCTGGATGCCAAAGGGATGCTTCTCCTTCCTGGCGCTCTCGATCCCCATGTTCATTTCGATACCCCCGGTTATACCGACAGGGAGGATTTTTCCTGCGGTTCGATGGAGGCGGCTTCAGGTGGAGTTACGTGCGTTATAGATATGCCAGACACCTCCGTTCCTCCGGTTACCAATAGAAAAAATTTTCAGGCCAAGCTGAAAGTCATCTCCGAGATGTCGGT of the Myxococcales bacterium genome contains:
- a CDS encoding pyridoxal-phosphate dependent enzyme; this encodes MVKELVWGPTYDEMLDPSKIPHAVRSKAIEALEGDPLSPLNLYNISWKDSSNRIRHIVLPKELTGVDAEICVITGRGFPTGSHKVGATYSCTVEKQIAGEIEPGRHRLIWPSTGNFGVGGAYVGERMNYESLVILPEEVSKERFEKIAWYGAKYFKTPGCESNVKEIYDKTHELEQEPNTITVNQFTEFANYRFHYYVTGNTLVELFEELKRRGVGSRFAAITSAMGSAGTIACGDRVKESHPSCRIIGLEPVQCPTLYSNGFGGHDIQGIGGKHVTWIHNTDNTDAMICIDEWDSKKGMQLIHEEVGTELLVSLGADRNVMEEMKDLFGISGICNILGAIKAAKFYGFGKGDILFTIATDSIDRYYSILDQMNKLLGKMDKAEAERRLVSIFHRQGTDYVLEGTKHAHDCWANLKYYTWVEQQGKSEEELRAQRSQEYWKKHLAGIADTNRAIIERRRF